In Candidatus Methylacidiphilales bacterium, one DNA window encodes the following:
- the cydB gene encoding cytochrome d ubiquinol oxidase subunit II gives MNDFFQYLLQHLDLNAIWFVLIGVLFTGYAALDGFDLGVGALHLFTKTDKERRLMLNSIGPVWDGNEVWLVTGGGALFAAFPEVYATVFSGFYLAFMLLLCSLIFRAVAIEFRSKQPMLWWRRMWDICFALGSILSAFLIGVALGNIAWGIPLDKDFEFSGSFLGLLHPYALLMGVTTVALFMMHGCIYATMKTEGPLHEKLRGWINNTIIFFIICYATATVATLVYLPHMSEKLKQTPWFFVLAILNMLAIANIPREVHHKRDLMAFASSCAAMVTLMGLFGLGMFPNLVLSNPNPEHSMNIINSASSHKTLGIMLVIAILGVPVVLAYTASIYWIFRGKVKLDPHSY, from the coding sequence ATGAATGATTTCTTTCAATACCTGCTTCAACATCTGGATTTGAACGCCATCTGGTTTGTGTTGATCGGTGTTTTGTTCACCGGCTATGCGGCGCTCGACGGTTTCGATCTGGGCGTGGGCGCGCTGCATTTGTTTACCAAAACGGACAAGGAACGCAGGCTGATGCTGAATTCCATCGGCCCGGTCTGGGATGGAAATGAAGTCTGGCTCGTCACGGGCGGCGGAGCTCTCTTCGCCGCGTTCCCGGAGGTTTATGCCACGGTCTTTTCCGGATTTTATCTGGCCTTCATGCTGCTGCTGTGTTCCCTGATTTTTCGCGCAGTGGCCATTGAGTTCCGCAGCAAGCAGCCCATGCTTTGGTGGCGCCGGATGTGGGACATCTGTTTCGCGCTCGGCAGCATCCTCTCAGCTTTTTTGATCGGGGTCGCCCTCGGCAACATTGCGTGGGGCATTCCGCTGGACAAGGACTTTGAATTCTCGGGCAGCTTCCTGGGACTGTTGCATCCCTACGCCCTCCTGATGGGAGTGACAACCGTGGCGCTGTTTATGATGCACGGTTGCATTTATGCCACGATGAAGACCGAAGGCCCATTGCACGAAAAACTGCGCGGCTGGATCAACAATACGATCATTTTCTTCATCATCTGCTACGCCACCGCCACTGTGGCAACACTGGTTTACCTGCCTCACATGTCGGAAAAGCTCAAACAAACGCCGTGGTTTTTTGTGCTTGCGATCCTGAACATGCTGGCCATCGCCAACATCCCGCGCGAGGTCCATCATAAGCGCGACCTGATGGCCTTTGCTTCGTCCTGCGCCGCCATGGTCACGTTGATGGGACTGTTCGGCCTCGGCATGTTCCCCAATCTCGTGCTGTCCAATCCCAATCCGGAACACAGCATGAACATCATCAACTCCGCATCCTCTCACAAAACGCTCGGGATCATGCTCGTCATCGCGATTCTCGGCGTACCGGTCGTGCTGGCTTATACCGCGAGCATCTATTGGATATTCCGCGGCAAAGTGAAGCTGGACCCCCACAGTTACTGA
- a CDS encoding metallopeptidase family protein has product MKPPDLERIALEVVEAEKRKLPADIVRSLAPVQLRMMFRPDREMIEEGLDDLLGLFEGNSLLDGDPGTPDDFPRITLFLENLWDEAEEDEGLFRKEVRTTWLHEIGHYLGWGEEEVEARGLG; this is encoded by the coding sequence TTGAAACCGCCCGATCTTGAAAGAATCGCCCTTGAGGTGGTGGAAGCGGAAAAGAGAAAGTTGCCCGCCGATATTGTCCGTTCGCTCGCTCCCGTACAGTTGCGCATGATGTTCCGGCCCGACCGGGAAATGATCGAGGAAGGATTGGACGATTTGCTGGGCCTGTTTGAGGGCAACAGCCTGCTCGATGGCGATCCCGGCACACCCGATGACTTCCCGCGTATCACCCTGTTTCTGGAAAATTTATGGGACGAAGCGGAGGAAGATGAGGGCTTGTTTCGCAAGGAAGTCCGCACGACCTGGCTGCACGAGATCGGCCACTACCTAGGCTGGGGCGAGGAAGAAGTCGAAGCCCGCGGGCTGGGTTAA
- the trmFO gene encoding methylenetetrahydrofolate--tRNA-(uracil(54)-C(5))-methyltransferase (FADH(2)-oxidizing) TrmFO has translation METKKITVIGAGLAGSEAAWQIASQGVPVVLIEMRPVVPTPAHATSHFAELVCSNSFGSALPDRAAGQLKWEMEQFHSLILDVARETAVPAGAALAVDRENFSREVTRRLENHPLVEIRREEIREIPGNGIVVVASGPLTSPALAESIRKLAGSDHLYFYDALAPIVEAESINREICFKASRHGRGGEDGDYLNCPLNEAEYNRFIDALLAAERMPLRDFEKEDECFFEGCLPVEILASRERRALAYGPMTPVGLDDPRTGRWPYAVVQLRQDNAAGSLYNMVGFQTNIKWGEQERVLRLIPGLENAEFVRLGQMHRNTFINSPSLLKATLEFKQRPGLYFGGQITGVEGYMGNAATGLLAGLNAVRHLRGEPLLELPKTTMLGALCWYVTHAEAKQFQPMKANFGLMPPLESPPRNKRERYANYAARAQRDFLSLTQTQREI, from the coding sequence ATGGAGACGAAAAAAATAACTGTCATCGGCGCCGGATTGGCGGGCTCGGAGGCGGCATGGCAGATCGCCTCGCAGGGCGTCCCCGTTGTGCTGATTGAAATGAGGCCGGTTGTCCCCACGCCCGCGCACGCCACGTCTCATTTTGCGGAATTGGTTTGCAGCAATTCGTTTGGCTCCGCCTTGCCGGATCGCGCGGCGGGCCAGTTGAAATGGGAGATGGAACAATTCCATTCCCTGATCCTGGACGTTGCCCGTGAAACGGCGGTGCCTGCAGGAGCGGCGCTGGCGGTGGACCGTGAAAATTTTTCCAGGGAAGTGACGCGCCGGTTGGAAAATCATCCGCTGGTGGAAATCCGGCGCGAAGAAATCCGGGAAATTCCCGGGAACGGAATTGTGGTTGTGGCGTCCGGTCCGCTGACCAGTCCCGCCCTTGCGGAATCAATCCGCAAATTGGCGGGGTCCGATCATCTGTATTTTTACGATGCGCTGGCGCCCATCGTGGAAGCGGAATCGATCAATCGCGAAATTTGTTTCAAGGCCTCGCGGCACGGACGCGGAGGGGAGGATGGCGATTACCTGAATTGCCCGCTGAACGAGGCGGAATACAACCGCTTCATCGATGCCTTGTTGGCGGCTGAGCGGATGCCGTTGCGCGATTTTGAAAAGGAAGACGAATGCTTTTTTGAAGGCTGCCTGCCTGTTGAAATCCTTGCGTCGCGCGAGCGCCGGGCGCTTGCTTACGGACCGATGACACCGGTGGGTCTGGACGATCCGCGCACGGGGCGCTGGCCTTATGCGGTGGTGCAGCTCAGACAGGACAACGCGGCGGGGTCGCTGTATAATATGGTCGGTTTTCAGACCAATATCAAATGGGGTGAGCAGGAGCGCGTGCTGCGGCTGATTCCGGGTTTGGAGAACGCCGAATTTGTCCGGCTGGGCCAGATGCACCGCAACACATTTATTAACTCGCCTTCCTTGCTGAAGGCAACGTTGGAATTCAAGCAAAGGCCGGGCCTGTATTTTGGCGGGCAGATCACCGGTGTGGAGGGTTACATGGGCAATGCGGCGACGGGTCTTTTGGCCGGGCTGAACGCCGTCCGGCATCTGCGGGGGGAGCCGTTGCTGGAATTGCCGAAGACGACGATGCTGGGGGCTTTGTGCTGGTATGTGACCCATGCGGAAGCCAAACAGTTCCAGCCGATGAAGGCGAATTTCGGGCTGATGCCGCCGTTGGAGAGTCCGCCGCGTAACAAGCGCGAGCGTTATGCGAACTATGCCGCCCGGGCGCAGAGAGATTTTTTGTCTTTAACGCAGACGCAGAGAGAAATCTAA
- a CDS encoding FecR family protein: MTPQLKSFHTVVLTCILILTTAGLQAQTFKVLSGGGDVGKDAKSYQPAKANADYALGWWARTAEGVLKIEFSPENIFRLLPNSEVQVNGTGAANTKFRRIVELKAGKVDFDLPKLSGSKVEVETPTAVCGAVGTQFSVDSETGQFDVPKGRIYAKAKGDSTFEAESAGGHFAINPGKENAYSDGQISGAFLVNGKEYNATNASFEVAKARGGEGQAAVQVNGGSLGGAGSGSYIMEGGRLQPVDSRIASTHAAYLSAAKEEGSLNVRRETLVASGRPVPASLDQQLNAAAAKATELRKRLFQRNVIRDTAKETARDVIRQTHP, encoded by the coding sequence ATGACCCCTCAACTTAAATCGTTTCACACCGTAGTTTTAACATGCATCCTCATCCTGACCACGGCGGGCCTTCAGGCCCAGACCTTCAAGGTTTTGTCCGGCGGCGGTGATGTGGGCAAAGACGCCAAAAGCTATCAACCCGCCAAGGCAAATGCCGACTACGCCCTCGGCTGGTGGGCCCGCACCGCGGAGGGCGTTTTAAAAATCGAGTTCAGCCCGGAAAATATTTTCAGGCTGCTGCCCAACAGCGAGGTCCAGGTCAATGGGACCGGAGCGGCCAATACCAAATTCCGCCGCATCGTGGAGCTGAAGGCCGGCAAGGTGGATTTTGACCTGCCCAAGCTCAGCGGCAGCAAAGTGGAAGTGGAAACGCCCACGGCCGTTTGCGGCGCGGTGGGGACGCAGTTCAGCGTGGACAGTGAAACCGGCCAATTTGACGTGCCCAAGGGGCGGATTTACGCCAAGGCCAAGGGTGATTCGACCTTCGAGGCCGAAAGCGCGGGCGGACACTTTGCGATCAATCCCGGAAAAGAAAACGCCTATTCCGACGGCCAGATCAGCGGCGCCTTTCTGGTCAACGGGAAGGAATACAACGCCACGAACGCCAGCTTCGAGGTGGCCAAAGCCAGGGGCGGCGAGGGCCAGGCGGCGGTGCAGGTGAACGGCGGATCGTTGGGCGGCGCCGGTTCCGGCAGTTATATTATGGAAGGCGGAAGGCTCCAGCCCGTGGACAGCCGGATCGCTTCCACTCATGCGGCCTACCTCAGTGCGGCGAAGGAAGAAGGCAGCCTGAATGTACGCCGTGAAACCCTGGTGGCATCGGGCCGCCCGGTTCCCGCATCGCTGGACCAGCAGTTGAATGCCGCAGCCGCAAAGGCGACGGAGTTGAGAAAACGGCTTTTCCAGCGCAACGTCATCCGCGACACCGCAAAAGAAACGGCCAGAGACGTCATCCGCCAGACGCACCCGTGA
- a CDS encoding adenylate/guanylate cyclase domain-containing protein, translating to MIHGNKSAVNAAGKIARGHASAEHILPFSFSLLACGLAMVFFFSDAGQGLEGKAVDYFQLFRYKLTGPVCAPDLAFIGIDDKSVDPSYSAFSSLWGRDSWVTREAYTFQLQTHAGIYHPKVLAYDIIFRPGGKVMESSISSRLENKEQSAAALSKARKLYEEAESEGNDSLLNLLFTFDDLSQQGKPAPRPLFAYYFPDDAALSARLAGDSGKQESVFKRYLASAIPEGLVEGGVESPMQAAIPLIDQLMAESTPAWFGPINVQRDAGGVVRRVPLLYAVQDPQTRHIRHVPSFALNALMAYWDINPAQLKKMGGGTPAFHAVAGDSIVIQTKDWTRRIPVDEQFRLFLNTECGYRDRVLPSLSYVDVTECGLALDADLGYLIRDPAQRREKIALGRDTILPRLQGKIAVIGQAFTASGDIGSFALEDNVPNALAHLYAMDNILRGDYLRYWTPRQAVILLALLAAATCLLHVFFRKFTAVAVGMGLLCVVYPAAAAASALWLGRLEPFLTPSLMLLALFAANSIFHYILESRRRGVLRKAFSAAVSPRVLELLEANPERFSLQGEKAETSVFFSDIAGFTTIAEKLAPQELSALLNRYLTPMSDIILASDGYIDKYQGDAIMAVWGVPLPEKEHAAKACGAALDQLERLKSLEREIENDTGIRIDVRMGINSGIVSAGNMGSAKKQQYTVMGDAVNLAARLEPINKDYGTHIIIGENTRKLLPEGGWVTRLLDKVVVKGKTEPVLIYELVGRGPGRPDWIKFYEQGLQRLWEKKWAEAGAAFGECRKVRPQDPAVRLMLERVDQYKVSPPPEGWNGAFARQSKD from the coding sequence GTGATTCATGGCAATAAGTCGGCTGTGAACGCCGCAGGCAAGATCGCCCGGGGACATGCTTCCGCTGAACATATCCTGCCGTTTAGTTTCAGCCTGCTTGCCTGCGGCCTGGCAATGGTATTCTTCTTTTCCGACGCGGGGCAGGGCCTGGAGGGCAAGGCGGTGGATTATTTCCAACTGTTCCGTTACAAGCTGACCGGCCCCGTCTGCGCGCCCGACCTGGCCTTTATCGGAATTGATGACAAATCGGTGGACCCCAGCTATTCCGCTTTCAGCAGCTTGTGGGGCCGGGACAGTTGGGTGACCCGCGAGGCGTACACATTCCAGCTTCAAACCCATGCCGGCATCTACCACCCCAAAGTTTTGGCCTATGATATTATTTTTCGTCCGGGCGGGAAGGTTATGGAATCCTCAATTTCCAGCCGTCTGGAAAATAAGGAGCAATCCGCCGCCGCGCTTTCCAAGGCGCGAAAATTGTACGAAGAGGCCGAGTCCGAAGGCAACGACAGCCTGTTGAATCTTTTGTTTACGTTCGACGACCTGAGCCAGCAGGGAAAGCCCGCGCCCCGGCCCTTGTTTGCCTATTATTTTCCCGATGATGCCGCGCTGTCGGCCCGGTTGGCTGGCGACAGCGGAAAACAGGAATCTGTTTTTAAAAGATACCTGGCTTCCGCCATTCCGGAGGGGTTGGTGGAAGGAGGCGTTGAATCACCCATGCAGGCCGCCATTCCGCTGATCGACCAACTGATGGCCGAGTCCACCCCGGCATGGTTTGGGCCCATCAATGTCCAGCGTGACGCAGGGGGTGTGGTGCGGCGCGTGCCGCTGCTTTACGCGGTACAAGATCCGCAGACCCGGCACATCCGCCATGTCCCGTCCTTTGCGTTGAACGCCTTGATGGCTTATTGGGACATCAATCCCGCGCAACTTAAAAAAATGGGCGGGGGTACTCCTGCCTTTCATGCCGTCGCCGGCGATTCCATTGTCATCCAAACCAAGGATTGGACCCGCAGGATTCCGGTGGATGAACAATTCCGCCTTTTTCTCAACACGGAATGCGGTTACCGGGACCGGGTGCTGCCCAGTTTATCCTATGTGGATGTGACCGAGTGCGGGTTGGCCCTGGATGCGGACCTTGGATATTTGATCCGGGACCCCGCGCAACGCCGGGAAAAAATCGCGCTGGGCCGCGACACGATTTTACCCAGGTTGCAGGGGAAGATCGCGGTGATCGGCCAGGCTTTCACCGCGAGCGGTGATATCGGCAGTTTCGCATTGGAGGACAATGTGCCGAACGCTCTGGCGCACCTTTATGCCATGGATAACATTTTACGGGGCGATTATTTGCGCTATTGGACCCCTCGGCAGGCGGTGATTTTGCTCGCGTTGCTAGCGGCAGCGACATGTCTGCTGCATGTTTTTTTCCGGAAGTTCACAGCGGTTGCCGTTGGCATGGGCCTGCTTTGCGTTGTTTATCCGGCGGCGGCGGCCGCCAGCGCGCTTTGGCTGGGCCGGTTGGAGCCGTTTTTGACGCCGAGCCTGATGTTGCTGGCGCTTTTTGCCGCCAATTCCATTTTTCATTACATTTTGGAATCGAGGCGGCGCGGCGTTTTGCGGAAGGCGTTTTCCGCGGCAGTATCCCCGCGGGTTCTCGAGTTGCTGGAAGCCAACCCGGAACGATTTTCCCTCCAGGGCGAAAAGGCCGAGACGAGCGTCTTTTTTTCCGATATCGCGGGATTCACCACGATTGCCGAAAAACTGGCCCCGCAGGAATTGTCCGCCCTGCTGAACCGTTATTTGACCCCGATGAGCGATATTATTTTAGCGTCAGACGGTTACATTGACAAATACCAGGGGGACGCGATCATGGCGGTCTGGGGCGTGCCGTTGCCCGAAAAAGAGCATGCCGCAAAAGCCTGCGGCGCCGCGCTCGACCAACTGGAACGCTTGAAATCGCTCGAACGCGAGATCGAAAACGACACCGGCATCCGGATCGATGTCCGCATGGGAATCAATTCGGGAATCGTTTCAGCCGGCAACATGGGTTCCGCCAAAAAGCAACAATACACCGTGATGGGCGATGCCGTGAACCTGGCGGCCCGGTTGGAGCCGATCAACAAGGATTACGGCACGCATATTATCATTGGAGAAAACACCCGGAAACTTTTGCCGGAAGGCGGATGGGTGACCCGTCTGCTGGACAAGGTGGTGGTCAAGGGCAAGACCGAACCGGTGTTGATTTACGAACTGGTGGGACGCGGCCCCGGTCGGCCGGACTGGATCAAGTTCTATGAGCAGGGGCTTCAACGGTTGTGGGAGAAAAAATGGGCTGAGGCCGGGGCGGCGTTTGGCGAATGCCGGAAAGTCCGGCCGCAAGATCCGGCGGTGCGGCTGATGCTGGAGCGCGTGGATCAGTACAAAGTTAGCCCGCCGCCGGAGGGTTGGAACGGCGCGTTCGCAAGGCAATCCAAGGATTAA
- the msrA gene encoding peptide-methionine (S)-S-oxide reductase MsrA has protein sequence MKTQTHDLELASFGGGCFWCIDAVFERLDGVKKVTSGYAGGTHARPTYEEVCSGSTGHAEVVQISFDPAKISYEKLLEVFWQAHDPTTLNRQGPDFGTQYRSIILYQNEKQKAAAEKSKAEAAKKFSSPIVTEIVPLKEFYPAENYHQDYFRLNGHAPYCRFVIAPKVEKLQKEKVIP, from the coding sequence ATGAAGACCCAAACTCACGACCTCGAACTGGCCTCCTTTGGCGGCGGCTGCTTTTGGTGTATCGACGCTGTTTTTGAGCGGCTCGACGGCGTTAAAAAAGTCACCAGCGGCTATGCCGGAGGCACCCATGCCCGCCCGACTTATGAAGAAGTTTGCAGCGGCAGCACCGGCCACGCCGAAGTCGTGCAAATCTCCTTCGATCCGGCAAAAATTTCATACGAAAAACTGCTGGAAGTTTTCTGGCAGGCGCACGACCCCACCACCCTGAACCGGCAGGGCCCGGATTTCGGAACCCAATACCGTTCCATCATTTTGTATCAGAACGAAAAACAAAAGGCCGCCGCGGAAAAATCCAAGGCTGAAGCCGCGAAAAAATTCTCCAGCCCGATCGTGACCGAGATCGTTCCCTTGAAAGAGTTTTACCCGGCGGAAAATTACCACCAGGATTACTTCCGCTTGAACGGGCATGCCCCCTATTGCCGGTTTGTGATCGCTCCCAAAGTTGAAAAGCTGCAAAAGGAAAAAGTCATCCCATAG
- a CDS encoding response regulator: MEDNSHDREHISGILNREFSNIHVTHIHDEAILHSTLKSFHPDVVLTDYNLGWSNGISILRIVREIHPDCPVIMVTGTGSESVAVDGLKHGLDDYFIKTPGHLTRLGASVRKCVEQTRHKRLLRIQQRALSSISEGVVITDPSLPDNPIIYVNDAFERISGYPAPEVIGKNCRFLQGPGSDPEMLSRMRESIKARRHFSGEILNYSKQGVPYWNRLSFSPVKDEAGNTTHFVGVASDISTRKQAEENLLEQKAVLNLILDSLNEAVIAMDMAGRVVLLNPWAKTFFGTGGDSAECPEWLQDWEFFDPTDNSPLSALRHPMVRAMSGETFHNLEIITRHGASSREHRLSIDGGALRDKDGSIRGCVLVCRDISAERQMEEHLRQSQKMETIGQLAGGVAHDFNNILVAILGYSELLLNETTSGDPRHKLVEEIYKAAGRAATLTRQLLTFSRKHVLEMRPLSLNKIATEMEDMLRRLIGERIRFVFTLCRNPDPVLADAGQIEQIIMNLVVNARDAMPSGGTLEILTRNVTIEPANSDEIPAGNYVCLSVSDTGMGMTPDVKEQIFEPFFTTKGQTGTGLGLSTCRSIIRQMQGQIRVYTEVGKGSIFRIYLPATRLAPQQEQDAPLIQPAIPRGTETVLLVDDEASLRLILATILKQAGYQAVVAANGREALDYLRENPEVHVVVTDVMLPDMPGTELASKVKELNPSAHLIFTSGYASEDLPTGRFPSSVFIQKPFTPTSFMKKLRQTLDTTG; this comes from the coding sequence GTGGAAGACAACTCCCACGACAGGGAACATATTTCCGGCATCCTGAACCGGGAGTTTTCAAACATCCACGTCACCCACATTCATGACGAGGCGATCCTGCATTCCACGCTTAAATCATTCCATCCGGATGTGGTGCTGACCGATTACAATCTCGGGTGGAGCAACGGCATTTCCATTCTGCGCATCGTGCGCGAAATCCATCCGGATTGCCCTGTCATCATGGTGACCGGAACGGGCAGCGAATCCGTGGCGGTGGACGGGCTGAAGCACGGTCTGGACGATTATTTCATTAAAACCCCCGGCCACCTGACCCGGCTCGGGGCCTCCGTCCGCAAATGCGTCGAGCAAACACGGCACAAACGCCTGTTGCGCATCCAACAGCGCGCGCTGTCCTCCATCTCGGAAGGCGTCGTCATCACCGACCCCAGCCTCCCTGACAACCCGATCATCTATGTCAATGACGCTTTCGAACGCATCAGCGGTTATCCAGCTCCCGAAGTCATCGGAAAAAACTGCCGTTTTCTCCAGGGACCGGGTTCCGATCCTGAAATGCTGTCCCGGATGCGCGAATCCATCAAGGCGCGCAGGCATTTTTCGGGCGAAATTTTAAATTACAGCAAGCAGGGCGTGCCGTATTGGAACCGTTTGTCCTTTTCGCCGGTCAAGGATGAGGCGGGCAATACCACCCACTTCGTCGGCGTCGCTTCGGACATCTCCACCCGCAAACAGGCGGAGGAAAATCTCCTCGAACAAAAGGCCGTGCTCAACCTCATTCTCGACAGCCTCAATGAGGCGGTTATCGCCATGGATATGGCAGGTCGCGTCGTCCTCCTGAACCCCTGGGCAAAGACCTTTTTTGGGACCGGCGGCGACTCGGCGGAATGCCCCGAATGGCTGCAGGACTGGGAATTTTTCGATCCAACGGATAATTCACCCCTCTCGGCGCTCCGGCATCCCATGGTCAGGGCCATGAGCGGTGAAACATTTCACAATCTGGAAATCATCACCCGCCACGGCGCCTCGTCCCGCGAACACCGGCTTTCAATCGACGGCGGTGCCCTGCGGGACAAGGACGGTTCCATTCGCGGCTGCGTCCTCGTCTGCCGGGACATCTCCGCCGAGCGCCAGATGGAGGAACATCTCAGGCAGTCACAGAAAATGGAAACCATCGGCCAGCTCGCCGGCGGCGTCGCCCACGATTTCAACAATATCCTGGTCGCAATTCTGGGATATTCCGAACTGCTGCTCAATGAAACCACGTCCGGGGATCCGAGGCACAAGTTGGTCGAGGAAATTTACAAGGCCGCGGGACGGGCCGCTACCCTGACACGCCAATTGCTGACATTCAGCCGCAAACACGTTCTCGAGATGCGGCCTCTTTCGTTGAACAAGATCGCCACCGAGATGGAGGACATGCTCCGCCGTTTGATCGGCGAACGGATCCGCTTTGTCTTCACCCTGTGCCGGAATCCGGACCCGGTATTGGCGGATGCGGGGCAGATTGAGCAGATCATCATGAATCTGGTCGTCAACGCGCGGGATGCCATGCCCTCCGGAGGAACCCTTGAAATCCTCACCCGTAACGTAACCATTGAGCCCGCCAATAGCGATGAAATCCCCGCCGGCAATTATGTCTGCCTCTCTGTTTCCGACACAGGCATGGGCATGACGCCGGATGTCAAAGAACAGATCTTCGAACCCTTTTTTACAACCAAGGGCCAGACCGGAACCGGCCTCGGACTTTCCACCTGCCGGAGCATCATCAGGCAAATGCAGGGCCAGATCCGCGTTTATACCGAAGTCGGAAAGGGCAGTATTTTCCGCATCTACCTGCCGGCCACACGCCTCGCGCCGCAACAGGAACAGGACGCGCCTTTGATCCAGCCCGCCATCCCGCGCGGCACCGAAACGGTGCTCCTGGTTGACGATGAAGCATCCCTGCGGCTGATTCTGGCTACAATTCTGAAACAAGCGGGCTATCAAGCCGTGGTTGCCGCCAATGGCCGGGAAGCCCTGGATTATCTCCGGGAAAATCCGGAAGTTCATGTGGTTGTTACCGACGTCATGCTGCCCGACATGCCCGGCACCGAACTGGCTTCCAAAGTCAAGGAACTCAACCCGTCCGCCCATTTGATCTTCACCTCAGGCTATGCCAGCGAGGATTTGCCCACCGGACGCTTCCCCTCTTCCGTCTTTATTCAAAAACCGTTCACACCCACTTCCTTCATGAAAAAACTCCGGCAAACTCTCGACACCACAGGGTGA
- a CDS encoding HU family DNA-binding protein, with translation MSVNRAQLVEKIQKELGGETSKAAAERALSAVIESIKSSVTKSKAVQLIGFGTFKVVNRAARIGVNPKTGEKIKIAASKSVKFSPGADFKKGL, from the coding sequence ATGAGCGTCAATCGCGCCCAACTCGTAGAAAAGATCCAAAAAGAACTCGGCGGTGAAACCAGCAAGGCCGCGGCGGAACGCGCCCTCAGCGCCGTGATAGAAAGCATCAAGTCGTCCGTCACGAAATCCAAGGCGGTCCAGTTGATCGGCTTCGGAACTTTCAAGGTGGTGAACCGCGCCGCCCGCATCGGCGTGAATCCCAAGACCGGAGAAAAGATCAAGATCGCCGCTTCCAAGAGCGTGAAGTTTTCGCCCGGGGCGGATTTTAAAAAGGGCCTGTAA